The genomic segment aagattaGATTTGAGATATGtgtaattactcaaaattttacCCCTCTTCTATAAAAATTGAAAGTCTCCAATTACATCAAATTAAGTGAGAACCATGTGATTGCAGTAATCACTCAAATACgccattattatataattattaggtGGCTACCTTAAATCTCTCTCATCAGCTCAGCCAAATatgtatttttgaatttttataatataaatagtatttaaTTTATCATACTAAATTATAAGAGCCAAAATATATATTGGCACTATTACAACAAAAGCACtcataagattatatatatatatgattcataAAGACCTGGTCTCATTCCCTGCTGTCATTGTTAAGCAAAAGGGAAACACGAGATTACTGGACATGGATCTGAATGGTTCTTTTAGGGGGGTGTTTGAGCTCTTTCTTAGGAACTGTGACGGTGAGCACCCCCCGCTCCAAACACGCCGTCAGCTTATCAAGCTTGGCATCCTCAGGCAACCTGAAACGCCTTACGAACGCACCGCTGCTGCGTTCAACGCGATGCCACGTCCCGCCGCTCACTTCTTTCTCCACGCTCTTCTCCCCGCGAATGCAGAGAACTCGCCCCTCCTCTACTTCCACCTTCACCTCGTTCTTCTTCAGCCCTGGAAG from the Gossypium hirsutum isolate 1008001.06 chromosome D09, Gossypium_hirsutum_v2.1, whole genome shotgun sequence genome contains:
- the LOC107890998 gene encoding 18.1 kDa class I heat shock protein → MSMIPRMYYGGHSVYEPYYQQQAVWDPFQEVLHGGSSLVAAASPESRFELTKLDWKETPEAHVFKADLPGLKKNEVKVEVEEGRVLCIRGEKSVEKEVSGGTWHRVERSSGAFVRRFRLPEDAKLDKLTACLERGVLTVTVPKKELKHPPKRTIQIHVQ